In a genomic window of Glycine max cultivar Williams 82 chromosome 13, Glycine_max_v4.0, whole genome shotgun sequence:
- the LOC100527043 gene encoding uncharacterized protein LOC100527043, translated as MVREHNINSGWPPIGAPLLNVQRDEYDQHWSSFDSSVNAVSFGFVATAILVSMFLVMAIFERFLKPTSPPILPSGGRNRRRSSQMDFNGKLGHPSPKMSLYASWVSVLMPGDATPSFIAHPVPAPCCPERISWPSHQHSTLPYSTYNTMPSINHV; from the exons ATGGTGAGAGAGCATAACATTAACAGTGGATGGCCACCAATAGGGGCCCCACTACTGAACGTGCAGAGAGATGAGTATGATCAGCATTGGAGCAGCTTCGATAGCTCTGTGAATGCTGTTTCTTTTGGCTTTGTTGCCACTGCCATTCTTGTTTCCATGTTCTTAGTCATGGCTATCTTTGAGAGGTTTCTCAAACCTACCTCGCCGCCCATTTTGCCGTCCGGCGGCAGGAACCGTCGCCGGAGCTCTCAGATGGACTTCAATGGGAAGCTTGGACACCCTTCACCGAAA ATGAGTTTGTATGCCAGCTGGGTTTCAGTTTTAATGCCTGGAGATGCGACTCCTTCTTTCATTGCTCACCCTGTGCCTGCACCATGTTGCCCTGAACGAATTTCATGGCCTTCACATCAACATAGCACATTACCATATTCCACTTACAACACCATGCCTAGTATCAACCACGTATAA
- the LOC102665505 gene encoding serine/arginine repetitive matrix protein 2 — protein sequence MGCCVSSTNRSHSSPSSKPIDRPRSTAKGSENRAPPPEEETVKEVLSETPKWKPKFEAEKPTESDAENEKEKLFVKPDEISEVSEVCSVSESLSTLAEEEARQRVNRSPAKVRKARSFSGEFGCRREMTAGKSPARRPEQSPGRRNIGSVRVVQMANGGTGSQPRRRDSGENSGRRSRSPGTRTDSVSTRSIVGRSPSKRRTPMNQSPARVRSCAAESGGRKMENSSMEGKWPSSANESLENPLVSLECFIFL from the coding sequence ATGGGTTGCTGCGTCAGTAGTACCAACAGATCTCATTCTTCACCCTCAAGCAAGCCTATTGACCGACCAAGATCTACCGCGAAAGGTTCAGAAAACAGAGCACCGCCACCGGAGGAAGAAACGGTGAAGGAAGTGTTGTCTGAAACACCCAAATGGAAGCCAAAATTCGAAGCGGAGAAGCCAACAGAGAGCGATGCTGAGAACGAGAAGGAGAAGCTGTTCGTCAAACCCGATGAGATCTCTGAGGTTTCTGAAGTTTGCAGTGTAAGTGAGAGCCTGTCCACACTCGCCGAAGAAGAAGCACGTCAAAGGGTCAACAGATCTCCGGCAAAGGTGCGCAAAGCACGCTCCTTTTCCGGCGAGTTCGGCTGCCGGAGGGAAATGACGGCGGGGAAGTCTCCGGCGAGGAGGCCGGAGCAGTCTCCGGGAAGAAGGAATATTGGGTCGGTGAGAGTTGTTCAAATGGCCAATGGTGGAACCGGGAGCCAGCCTCGCCGGCGAGACTCCGGCGAGAATTCCGGCCGCCGATCCAGGTCGCCGGGCACCCGCACCGACAGCGTGTCAACTAGATCCATCGTGGGTCGGAGCCCGTCGAAGAGGAGGACGCCTATGAATCAATCACCAGCTCGGGTCAGAAGCTGCGCGGCGGAGAGCGGTGGCCGGAAAATGGAGAATTCGAGCATGGAGGGTAAATGGCCTTCATCAGCTAATGAGTCACTAGAAAACCCACTTGTGTCGTTGGAATGCTTCATATTTCTCTAG